In the Sandaracinus amylolyticus genome, GGGCATCCTCGACGTGCGCATGGTGCCGCTCGGACAGACGTTCGATCGGCTGGGACGCGCAGTACGCCAGGTCGCGCGCGAGCACGGCAAGGACGTGCGGCTCGTGGTCACGGGCGCCGAGACCGAGATCGACAAGCTCATCGTCGAGGAGCTCACCGATCCGCTGCTCCACATCATCCGCAACGCGGTCGATCACGGCATCGAGCGCGCCGAAGCGCGCCTCGCGATCGGCAAGCCCGAGACCGGCACCCTCGCGCTGAACGCGTACCAGAAGGGCAGCCACGTCGTCATCGAGATCGAGGACGACGGCGCGGGGATCGATCCCGCGCGCATCCTCTCGCACGCGATCTCGCGCGGCCTGCTCAGCGCGGAGTCGGGCCAGGACATGAGCGCCGAGGAGCTGCGGCAGCTCATCTTCCTGCCGGGCTTCAGCACCGCGGCGGAGGTCACCGATCTCTCGGGGCGCGGCGTCGGGATGGACGTCGTGAAGACGAACATCGGGCGCCTCGGCGGCGTGATCGACGTGCACAGCCAGGTCGGCATCGGCACGAAGTTCACGCTCACGCTCCCGATCACGCTCGCGATCCTCAGCGCGCTCGTGCTGCGGGTGCGCGGTCAGACGTTCGCGATCCCGCTCAACGTGGTGCAGGAGGCGCTCTTCCTCGACGAGACCGCCGTGCGCCTCGTCGAGGATCACGAGGTGATCACGCTGCGCGGGCAGAGCCTTCCGATCGTGCGCCTCGCGTCGCTCTTCCGGATCTCGGGCGAGCCCACGGGCGCGCGCTCGTTCGTGGTGGTCACGGCGCTCGGCAATCGGCGCCTAGGGCTCGTCGTCGACGCGCTCGAGGGGCAGCAGGACATCATCACCAAGCCGCTCGGCAAGAGCCTCCACAACGTGCGTGGCTTCTCGGGCGCGACCGACCTCGGTGATCAGCGCGTGGTGCTCGTGCTCGACGCGCCCTCGATCCTCGAGGAGGTCCTCGCGAGCGGCGATCGCCGCGGGGTGGCGGCATGAGCAACGGGCCGCTGGTGAAGCAGCAGGGCTCGATGATGCCCGCGAACCTGCGCGGGCCGCGCACCGATCGCATCCGCAGCGCGAGCACCGCGGAGAACATCACCGAGTTCCTCGTGTTCACGCTCGGGACCGCGCGGATGGGGCTGCCGCTCGAGAGCGTGCAGGAGATCCTCAAGCTGGTCGCGATCACCGAGGTGCCGCGCGCGTCGCACGAGGTGCTCGGGATCCTGTCGGTGCGCGGTCGCATCACGACGGTGCTCGATCTGCGGCGACGGCTCGGTCAGCCCTCGGTCGAGCCGACGCGCCACACGCGCATCCTGCTGGTCGCGGGATCGGACGAGACGCTCGGGCTCGTCGTCGACACGGTGCTGCACGTGGTGCGGCTCCGCGAGGACGAGATCGAGGCGTCGAGCGTGGTCGCGGCGGATCTGCCCGAGCACGTGCTGGGGCTCGGACGGCCGCGTCGTCGCGACGCGGTGCGCGGTGTGGTCGGCGCTTCGGAGACGAAGGGCGATTCCGGTGAGGCGGAGGTGATCGTGCTGCTCGATCCCGATCCGCTGCTGCGGAGGTGAGCGTGGCGCGCGAAGTGCGACGCAGGGGAAGCGATCGCGACAAGAACCTCGTCGGGTTCTTGATCGGCGACGTGCACTACGCGGTCGACATCCAGCGCGTGAAGGAGATCATCCGCCCGCTGCCGCTGGTCTCGCTGCCGCATCCGCCGCCCGCCGTGGTCGGCGTCGCGGATCATCGCGGCGAGGTGGTGCCGGTGCTCGACGTGCGCCGTCGCTTCGGGCTCGCCGCGGCCACCGAGTCGCGCCGCACGAAGTGGCTGCTGGTGACGCTGCCGGGACGCACCGTCGGGCTCGTCGTCGACGCGGTCACGGAAGTGTTCGCGGCGGGCGAGGAGGACCAGCGCGCGGTGCCTTCGATCGGCATGGGCGATCAGGCGCGCGGCATCGTCGCCGTGTTCGGTCATCGCGGCACGCTGGTGTTCGTGCTCGACGTCGATCGCATCGGCGCTGCGGCCGAGCTCGTCGACGTCGAGGGCGCGATGGAGATGCGAGGTCGGGCATGACCAGCGCGCCGCCTCCGCAGTCGCGATGGGACGACGAGAGCGAGGCCGCCGAGGCGCGGCGGCTCGCGGCGCGCGCGCTCGGTGAGCGTCCGGGCGCCGATGCGCCCGAGCGTCTGATGGCGGCGCTCGCCGACCCGGACTGGCGCGTGCGCAAGGAGGCGGCGAGCGCGGCGGTCGCGCTCGCGGGCGACGTGCGTGTGATCGAGCGACTCTCGGACGCGCTGCTCCAGCCCGACGAGGTCGGCCTGCGCAACGCGGCGATCGAGGCGTTCGTGCGCATCGGTCCGCGCGCGGCGTCCGCGCTGCTCGATGCGCTGGAGCGCGCGACCGCGACGGCGCGCAAGTTCGTCGTCGCCGCGATGGCGGGCGCGGGCGAGCAGGTCGTGCCTGCGCTCGCGCGGCTCGCGGGCGATCCCGATCCGAACACCGCGACCGTCGCGCTCGAGTCGCTCGCGCGCATCGGCGGGGAGGGCGCGGAGGACGCGCTGCGCAAGCAGCTCGAGGCGAGCGACTGGGTCGTGCGCCTCGCCGCGCTCGAGGGGCTCGCCGCGCTCGGTGCGCGCGCGCCGGTCTCGCTGCTCGCACCGATGGTGACCGATCCGCTGGTGCGCCGCTTCGCGCTGCGCCTGCTCGGCCGCAGCCGCGATCCCGACGCGGTCGCGCCGCTGATCGCGACGCTCTCGACCGCGACCGGGCTCGCCGAGGTCGCCGAGATCGCGCTCGCGTTGATCGCGCTCCACGATGCCGACGAGCGTGCGGCCGCGTCGATCGCGCGCTCCGCGCGCCGGCTCTCGGGCGCGGATCGCGCGCTGCTGCGCCAGCCGATCGCGACCGAGACCGTGAGCACCGAGGAGCATCTTCCGGCACAGCGCGCCGCGGCGATGCTCTCGCTGCTCGCGCGCGACGTGCAGGCACTGCCGGCGATCGCGGCGCTCGCGGCGCGCGCCGAGCTCGGCCCCGCGGCGCTCGCTGCGCTCCGCGCGTTCGGTGCGGAAGCGGTGCGCCCGCTGCTCTCGATCGCGCCCGCGCTCGATCCGCCCGCCCGCGCGTGGTCGCTCGAGGCCGCGGCCGAGCTCGCGACGATGCCGCTCGACCCCACGGACGACGATCGCACGCCCGATCCCGAGCTCGGCCGCGAGGTGCACGCCGCGCTGCGCGACGCGCTCGAGGCGCGCGACGAGGTCGTGGTGCAGGCCGCTGCGCGCGCCCTCTCGATCTGGGCCGAGCCCGGAGATGCGCCCGCGCTCGTGAAGCTCGGCTCGACGCGTGGTGGTGCGGTCGCGCGCGCGACGAGCACCGCGCTCGAGGCGCTCTCGCACTCGGCCCCGCACTCGGTCGAGATCGCGCTCGACGACGCGTCGCCCGATCGCGCGGATGCGTGGTCCGAAGCGGTCGCCGCCCTCCCGCCCGAGGTCGCGCTCGAGAAGCTGCGCGCTGCGATCGCGTCGGGCGAGGCACCGGCGCGCCGCGCCGCGCTGCTCGCGCTCGATCGGGTCGACTCCGCCGAGGCCGCCGAGGTCGCGTCGATGGCGCTCGCCGACGAAGACGTCGACGTGCAGGTCGCTGCCGTGTCGGTGCTCGCGCGGATGCGCCACGTGTCGGCCCGCGCGATCGCCGCGGCGACGTTGCCCGTCGCGCTGCGCGACGAGAGCCCTGCGGTGCGCGCCGCCGCGGCCCGCGCGATCGGTGCGCTCGGTGATCCCGAGGTGCGCGGCCGCCTGCGCGATCTGCTGCGCGATCCCGGCCCGGGCGTCGCGCTCGCCGCGCTCTCCTCGCTGCGTGCGCTCGGTGGCGCGGAGCCCGCGAGCGAGCCCGATCTCGAGGAGCTCCTCGTCGACGTGCTCGGACATCCCGACGAAGAAGTCGTGAAGGAAGGCCTGCGCGTCGTCGCCGAGAAGATCCGCGACCGCCGCGAGGCGCGCCTCGCAATCGGCCTCTCGCACCCCGCGTGGGACGTGCGCCGCCTCGCCGCCGCGCTGCTCGGCGCCATCGGCAGCGAGGGCGCGCTCACGCACCTGCACGCGCGCCGCGCGATCGAGACCGACGATCTCGTGCGCGCCGCGATCGACGACGCGCTCGATCCCGCGAAGAACGGAGGCGCGGGGGCCTAGTGTCGATCCTCTTCGACAGCGGCCCGAAGCTCCGGATCGAGGAGTTCCGACTCCTCCGCGATCTCGTGAACCGCTACTCGGGGATGCACTTCGACGACGCGTCGATGTTCGTCTTCGAGCGTCGTCTGCGCGATCGCCTCCGCGCGCTCGATCTCCCCGACTTCACCGCGTACTACCACCACCTCCGCTACCACCCGAGCGCGCAGGCGGAGCTGGAGGACGCGGTCGAGGCGCTCGTCACGAACGAGACCTACTTCTTCCGCGAGGAGTACCAGCTCCGCGCGTTCCGCAACGATCTGCTCCCCGCGATCCACGAGCAGGCGCTCGCGCGCGGCACCAAGCGCATCATGCTCTGGAGCGCGGGCTGCTCGACCGGCGAAGAGGTCTACACGCTCGCGATCCTCGTCGCGCGCAGCGGGCTCTTCGACGGGTGGGACGTGCGCGTGTTCGGCAACGACATCTCGCGCCGCGTGCTCGCGACCGCGCGCCGCGCCGTCTATCCGCCCTCGAGCTTCCGCGCGATGCCGCCGGAGTACGCCGAGTTCTTCGTCGAGGAAGAGGGCGGCATGCGCGTCATCCCGCGCATCCGCGCGATGTGCCAGTTCGGACACCTCAACCTGCTCGACGGCGACAAGACGACGTTGCTCGGTCGCGTCGACGCGATCTTCTGCAGGAACGTGCTCATCTACTTCGACACGACCTCGCGCAAGAAGGTGATCGACACCTTCTACGAGAGGCTCCATCCCGGAGGTCATCTGCTGCTCGGCCACAGCGAGTCGCTGCTCCACGTCTCGACCGCGTTCGAGCTCGCGCACCTGAGCTCCGACATGGTCTATCGCCGCCCGCTCGAGAGCGCGCGGGCGCGTCGAGAAGGAGGCGATCGATGACCGCGGAAGGTCGCGCGCTGCGCGTGCTCGTGGTCGACGACAGCGCGTTCAACCGGCGCACGATCGGCGATCTGCTCGCTGCGATCCCGGGCGTCGACGTGGTGGGCAAGGCCGCGGACGGCGAAGAGGCGCTCCGCCTCGTGCTCCAGCTCAAGCCGGATCTCGTCACGCTCGATCTCGAGATGCCGAAGATGGACGGCTTCACGTTCCTGCGCCTCGTGATGGCGCGGCAGCCCACGCCGATCCTCGTGGTCTCGGGGCGCGGCGCGAAGGCCGACGTGTTCAAGGCGCTCGAGCTCGGCGCGCTCGACTTCATCGTGAAGCCGAGCCCGACCGTCTCGACCGAGCTCGGCACGATCCGCCGCGAGCTCGAAGAGAAGGTCGCGATGGTGCGGATGCTGCGGCCGCTCGATCACGGAGCGATCCAGCAGCACGCACGCGACAGCACCGCGACCGCGCTCATCCGCCTGCCGCGCGCCGACGGTGCGCGCCCCGCGCCCGAAGATCCGACGCCCCGGCGCGTCGTCGTGATCGGCTCGTCGACCGGCGGACCGCCCGCGCTGGTCGAGGTGTTCTCGCGGCTCCCGAGCGACTTCGCGAGCTCGGTCGTGATCGCGCAGCACATGCCCGAGCGGTTCACCAAGACGTTCGCGGATCGCCTCGAGCGCCTCGGCGGGATCCGTGTCGCGGAGCTCGAGGAGCGCGAGCCGCTGCGCGCCGGTCGTGCGCTGGTCTGCCCCGGCGGTCGCTGCGTCGAGGTCCAGCACAAGGCGGGCACCACCTACGCGCAGGCGCTCGCGCCCGCGCAGGACGATCGCTACGTGCCGAGCGTCGACCGCCTCTTCAAGAGCGCGGCGAACGTGTACGGGCCGCGCTGCATCGGCGTGATCCTCACCGGCATGGGCGACGACGGCACCCGCGGCGCCGAGGCGATCAAGAAGGCCGGCGGCACCGTGCTCGCGGAGAGCCAGGAGACCGCGGCGATCTGGGGCATGCCGGGCTCGGCGGAGCGCGCCGGTGTCGTCGATCGCAGCGTGCCGCTGCACGGGATCGCCGACGCGATCATGCGCGCATGTGGGGAGCGACGCGGCGCTTGATGCATCGTCACGATGGCATCGCGCACGCGCGATCTGATACCGTCGCAAGGACGCGATGAGCGAGGACGAACGGGAGCGACGAACGAGCGAGCACCCCGCGGATCTGACGCGGGAGCGCGAGGCGTTCGTGCGGCAGTTCCTGCGAAAGGGCGTGGAAGTCACGGAGTCTCTGCTCGAAGAGAACCGTGAGGTCCGCGAGCAGCTGTCGCGTGTGCGCGACGAGAACGCGCGGCTCCGTGCGCAGGTCGCGAGCGACGACGCGATCCGCGATCTACTGCGGAAGATCGAGCAGCTCGAGGCCGAGCGGAAGGCGCTGCTCGCCAAGAGCGACGAGCTCGACGAGCGCACGAAGCAGAGCGAGGTACGCACCTTCGAGATCGAGCAGGAGCTCCACGATCTCGCGAACCTCTACATCGCGAGCAGCCACCTCCACGCGACGCTCTCGGTGCGCGGCGTGGTGAAGCACCTCTCGGAGCTGCTCCAGCAGCTCATGGGCGGCGAGCGCTACGCGATCTTCCTGATGGAGCGCGGCGGCGAGCGCGCGTGGCCGCTCCTGAGCGAGAACCTCGGCAATCTCGGGTCGATCGTCGTCGGCGAGGGCCCGATCGGCATCGCGATGATGACCGGCGTGCCCCGCATCCGCGACGACGAGCCGCTGCCGCCGGGGACGCTGGAGGAGCCGCTCGCGATCGTGCCGATGATGGTGCGAGGCGTGTGTGTCGGCGTGATCGTCGTGGTCTCGGTGCTCGCGCAGAAGGAGCGCTGGGCCGCGGTGGATCACGCGCTCTTCGACTTCCTGGGCTCGCACGGTGGCACCGCGCTCATCGCGGCGAACCAGTACGCCAGCCAGTCCGATCCCCGGACCGCGCTGGATGGAATCGAGCGGCACCTCTCGGCGCCGCACGTCGGGCAGTCCTCGGCGCCGCCCGCGGGTGAGTGATGTCGAGCCACGAAGAACTTGGACGGGCTCTTCTTGTCGGATCGAGGATGACGGATGGCTGATTTCTCGTGTCTCGTCGTCGAGGACTCGCCCATGATGAGGCAGCTCCTCGTCTTCGCGCTGGCCCGCGTGAAGCGCGTCGCCGTGACGGAGGCGGAGGACGGCGTCGATGCGCTCCGGAAGCTCGCGTCGAACCGCTACGACCTGATCCTGACGGACATCAACATGCCGATCATGGACGGGCTCAAGCTGGTGAAGCGGATCCGCTCGGACGCGCAGCACGCGAACGTGCCGATCATCATCATCACGACCGAGGGCTCGACCGAGGACCGGCAGCGCGCGATGGCGTTGGGAGCGAACGCCTACATCACGAAGCCAATCCAAGCGCCGCAGGTGATCCAGAAGGTCAAAGAGCTGCTCAAGCTCGAGTGATCCGTCAGGCTGTCCCTCTTCCCGGTGGCGCTGAGCGGCCATCGCGGCGAGACCATGACGGCGATCAAGATCTGCGGGATCACTCGGCTCGAGGACGCGGAGCACGCGCTCTCGCTCGGCGTCGACGCGATCGGGCTCAACTTCTGGCCGCGTAGCAAGCGGCGCGTGGACCACGCGGTCGCGCGCGAGATCGTGCGGCGCGCGAAGGATCGTGCGCGGGTGGTCGCGATCGTGGTGGACGCGACGCGCGCGGAGATCGCCGACGTTCGCGAGTCGACCGGCATCCGCTGGGTGCAGCTGCACGGCGACGAGGACGCGACGTTCACGCGCGCGCTGCTCCCGTGGGCGTACCAGGCGGTCCGGGCACGCGGCGACGAGGGCTTCCGCATCGCGATGGCCGCGCCGGGGATCGAGGTGCTGCTCGACGCGAGCGTGCCGGGCGAGAAGGGCGGCACGGGCATGATGGCGGACTGGTCGCTCGCAGCGCGTGTCGCGCGGGCGCGGCCGCTCTGGCTCGCCGGCGGGCTCACGGCGGAGAACGTGGCCGAGGGGATCCGCGTGGTGCGGCCGATGGGCGTCGACTCCGCGAGCGGCGTGGAGCGCGCGCCGGGCGTGAAGGACCCCGCGAAGGTCGAAGCGTTCGTGCGCGCGGTGCGCAACGCGTCGCGCTGAGCTTCCCCGCGGGCTGCGCGCCCCCACGCTTCGAGCGTTCGCTCGAGCCGGCGTCTTCGTCGTACGCTCGTGCGCGGCACGACGCGTGCTGAGCACGTGCGGGCGCGCGGAGATCTGTGCCGCTCCGCGCCGTGGAGGAGGGAATCATGCTCCGACGGCTCTTCGTCGCGACCGCCGTGTGCGCCGCGCTGACACCGCTCTTCGTGCCGGACGTCGCGCGTGCGTGCGGCGGCTGCTTCCATCCTCCCGAGGGCAATCCATCGCCGGTCACCGGGCATCGCATGGCGATCGCGCTCGGGACCACGCAGACGACGCTCTGGGATCAGATCGCGTACGAGGGCGACCCCGCGGACTTCGTGTGGGTCCTCCCGATCGCCGGCACGTCGACGGTCGAGATCGCGGAGAACGCGTTCTTCGAGTCGCTCGTCGCGCACACCACGATCACGCTCGTCGCGCCTCCGCCGCCGCGCGTCTCGTGCGACGACCCGTGCGGGGACTCGTTCTTCGCGTCGTCCGACGCCGCGCCGGGACGCGAGCTCGGCGGCGACGGCTCGGTCACCGTGCACCACGAAGGCGTCGTCGGTCCCTACGCGACCGCGACCATCGGCTCGGAAGACCCCGACGCGCTCGTGACGTGGCTGCGCGACAACCGCTACCAGGTCCCCGACGCGATGCTGCCGACGATCACGCACTACGTCGATCTCGGCATGAACTTCGTCGTGCTGCGCCTGAGCCCGAGCGCGAACGTGCAGCGCATGGTGCCGGTGCGCGTGACCGTGCCCGGCCTCTCGACGACGTTCCCGCTGCGCATGGTGGCGGCGGGCGTCGAGGTGTCGGTCGAGCTCGAGCTCTTCGTGTTCGCGGAGAGCCGCATCGAGGCGGCGAACTTCGGCAACGCCGAGGTCGATCGCGCGGCGGTCTCGTTCGACTGGGCGACGCTCACGTTCGACTACGACGCGCGCTACGAGGACGCGCTCTTCGCGGGCGAGGGTGTCGGCACGAATTGGGTGACCGAGTACGCGACGATCGCGCCGACGTCGATCGGCACGTACCAGAGCTTTCCTCCCGACGGCAGTGCGACGACGAGCGCCGCCGCGGACTGGGCGGTGGTCACGCGCTCGGTGTCCGAGCCGTACCTCACGCGCATGCGCACGCGCCTGCCGGTGAGCGAGCTCGGCGTCGACCTGCAGCTGCGCATGTCGGATCGCGAGGACCTCGCGGAGACGCGCGTGATGGTCACGCGCGAGCGGAACCGAGCCGACGAGCCCGAGTGCCCGACGTTCTGCGCGCATCCCGGCATCGGTCCCGGCACGAGCGGTCGGGGGCGCGGCGATGGGCTGCGCTGCAGCACGAGCATGCCCGGCGCCGGCGCGCGTGGGTTGATCGCGCTCGCGATCGTCGGTGCCGCCGCGATCGCGCTGCGCAGGCGTCGCGCGTGAGCGCCTCGCGCGCAGTGCTCGTCGCGGCGCTGCTGCTCGCGCCATCGATCGCGCGCGCCGACGACGAGCCTGCCGCGTCGCTCGGCGATCCCGCCGCGATGACGGCGCCGGTGCTCGATCCCCAGCGCTTCCCCGGTGTCGCGGCGCGCCCGCTCACGCTGCCCGAAGGCATGGCGCGCGTCGATCAGCTGATCTGGTATCGCGTCCCCTCGTTCCCGTTCCCGCGGCGCGGCGTGCCGATGGCGCTCAGCGTCGGCGTGCACGACGACGTGCAGATCGGCGCGTCGTGGGGCGTGCTCGACGATCCCGCGCTCCACGTGCTCGCGCGATGGATCCACGATCCCGTGATCGACGTCGGCGTCTCGGCCGCGCTCACGATCCCCGCGATGACCGAGGGCGACACCACGCTGCGCGTCGGCGTGCCCATCGCGATCCGCGCCACGCCGTGGCTGCGCGTCGATGCGTCGATCGATCTCGATCTGCTCTTCTGGACCCAGGTGGTCCCGCTCGTCGAAGCACCGGTGTCGATCACCTTCGCGCCGATCGAGACGTTCTTCTTCGGCGTGCTCGGGAGCGCGGGATGGCTCGACGACGCGGTCGCGAGCGGCCCGCCGTGGCTCGCGCAGGCGGGCGGCTTCATCGGATGGAGCGGGCGCAACGCGCATGGGGTCATCGCCGACGGGCGCGTCACGGTCCAGGTGTTCCTGCCCGGCGACGACGTGGTCGTGTCGCTCGGGCTCCGGTTCTTCCCGCGCTTCTGGCGGTGAGCGCGCCGCGCTCGCGCGAGTAGGATCGAGCCATGCCGACGATCCCGGTCGATCCGCTGCTGCGGAATCTCTTCGCGATCTACCTCGGGCCCGGCGCTCCACCCGACGCGCGCTCGCTGCGCGCGCACGTCGAGCAGGAGCTCGGCTCGCTCGCCGAGCCGATCGGCGGCATCGCGCGGATGTTGATCGCACGGCCCGAGCTCTTGACCGTCGACGTGCAGCCCGCGCGCGCACTGCCCGCGCCGCCGCTCGAGATGATGCGCTACCTCGGCACCGGCGAGGACGAGATCGCGCGCATCGCGCGCTCGTCGCACGCCGCGATCGTCGCGGTGACGCTGCCGATCCTCCCGGGCTTTCCGGGATCGGCGCTCGCGCTCGCGGGCGCGCGCTCGGTCGCGAGCCTGCACGAGGGTGTGATCCTCGACGTCGATCGCCGTCGCGCGCTGCCCTCGAGCGACGTCGATCGCGCGATCGACGCGCAGCCGCGCTTCGTGGCGACGCGCGATCTGATCCTGCCGGTCTCGCGCGGCACCGACGGGCTCGGCTGGATGACGACGCTCGGCATGCCCTCGTACGGCCTGCCCAACCTCTCGATGCGCGCGATCACACCGGGCACCGAGCGCCCCGTGCTGCAGCTCGTGAACGCGGTCGCGCAGGCGATCGTGGAGTCGCTCGAGCGCGAGGCGATCGACAAGCGCGGCAAGCTCGAGCGCGTCGCGCTCGGCGATGCGATCACCGTCGATCAGGGGCACCTCGCGCGAGCGCGCGGCAAGGGGACGCCGAACGATCGCGGGCGCGGCGCAACGGTCGGACTGCGGCTCGCGCCCGCGGGGCAGCACGAGCCCTTCCTCGAGCTGGTCGCGCCGCCCGGCGTGCGCGACGACGTGTGGGCGGTGCGCGCGCTCGACGTGCTGCTCGGCGCGCCGAAGACGATGGGCGGCGCGTACGACGCCGATGCGATGGAGGCGGCGCATCGCGAGGCGGTCGCGACGTTGCCGCGCGCGAGAGAGCGATTCGCCGCCGGCCTCGACGTGCACGAGGCGCTCTACGTGAAGCACGGCTTCGACGACCGGAAGGGCGGCCGCGAGTACATGTGGATCGCGGTCACGTCGTGGCGTGGTGATCGCATCGAGGGCCGCCTCGCGAACCACTCGACGAACCGCATCGACCTGCGCGCGGGCGTGAGCGTGACGATCGCGGAGGGCGACGTGTACGACTGGATGCTCGCGGGTGCGGGCGGCGTCATCGAGGGAGGCTTCACGAGCAAGGTGAGCGGGGGCTGACCAAGCGGGCGCAACGCCGCGATCCAACGCTTGCGCCTGCACGCGTGAGCCCCCAACCTCGCCCCATGTCGCGCATCGCCCAGGCATTCGAGCGTGCTGCCGCGGAGAAGCGGCCCGCGCTGATCACGTACCTCTGTGCCGGCGATCCCGACCTCGCGTCCACGCCCGATCTGATCGTCGCGATCGCCGAGGCGGGCGCCGACGTGATCGAGCTCGGCGTGCCGTTCAGCGATCCCACCGCCGATGGTCCGGTCATCCAGCGCGCGAGCGAGCGCGCGCTGCGCGCGGGCGCGACGGTCTCGGGCGTGCTCGACGCGGTGCGTGCCGCGCGTGCCCGCACCAGCGTGCCGATCCTGCTCTTCGGGTACTACAACCCGCTCGCGGCGCGCGGCGAGGCGAAGGTCGTGCGCGAGGCGAAGGACGCGGGCGCCGACGGATTCCTCGTCGTCGATCTGCCGCCCGAAGAGGCGCCGCCGCTGCGCGATCACGTGGTCGCGCTCGGGCTCGACTGGGTGCCGCTGGTCGCGCCGACCAGCACGCCCGCGCGCGTCGCGCGTGCCGCCGAGGTCGCGACGTCGTTCGTGTACGTCATCTCGGTCGCGGGCGTGACCGGCGCAGGGCACGCGGACCTCGAGGTCGCGGCGAAGCGCGCGGCCGACGTGCGCACCGCGACGGGCCGCAAGGTCGCGCTCGGGTTCGGCATCAAGACCGCCGACGACGCGCGCCGCGCCGCGCCCCACGTCGACGGCATCGTGGTCGGCAGCGCGCTCGTCACCGCGATCGCCGAAGGCGGCGTCGCCAGCGCGAGCCAGCTCGTGCGCTCGCTGCGCGGCGCGCTGGGCTGATCATCGACGCCATCGATGGCTCTCTCACGAGCCATCGACCGCATCGATGCCTCGCGCGCGGCCCGTCGATGTGGGCCACGCGGCACCTCGACGCTCCCGTCCCGTACCTCTAGAACGTCGCTCCACATGTCCACGTCGCTGCCCGGTCGCTTCGGTCCCTTCGGCGGCCGCTTCGTCGCCGAGACCCTGATCCCCGCGCTGGACGAGCTCGAGAGCGCCTACGCCTCCGCGCGTGCCGACGCGGCCTTCGAGGCGCGCCGGCTCGAGCTGCTCGCGCGCTGGGTGGGCCGGCCGACGCCGCTCTTCTTCGCCGAGAACCTCTCGCGCGAGGTGGGCGCGCGCGTGTGGCTGAAGCGCGAGGACCTCTGCCACACCGGCGCGCACAAGGTGAACAACACCGTCGGTCAGGTCCTCCTCGCCAAGCGGATGGGCAAGCCGCGCGTCATCGCGGAGACCGGCGCGGGCCAGCACGGCGTCGCGACCGCGACCGCGTGCGCGCTCCTGGGCCTGAAGTGCGAGGTCTTCATGGGCGCCGAGGACGTGCGGCGTCAGTCGCCCAACGTG is a window encoding:
- a CDS encoding DUF2330 domain-containing protein gives rise to the protein MLRRLFVATAVCAALTPLFVPDVARACGGCFHPPEGNPSPVTGHRMAIALGTTQTTLWDQIAYEGDPADFVWVLPIAGTSTVEIAENAFFESLVAHTTITLVAPPPPRVSCDDPCGDSFFASSDAAPGRELGGDGSVTVHHEGVVGPYATATIGSEDPDALVTWLRDNRYQVPDAMLPTITHYVDLGMNFVVLRLSPSANVQRMVPVRVTVPGLSTTFPLRMVAAGVEVSVELELFVFAESRIEAANFGNAEVDRAAVSFDWATLTFDYDARYEDALFAGEGVGTNWVTEYATIAPTSIGTYQSFPPDGSATTSAAADWAVVTRSVSEPYLTRMRTRLPVSELGVDLQLRMSDREDLAETRVMVTRERNRADEPECPTFCAHPGIGPGTSGRGRGDGLRCSTSMPGAGARGLIALAIVGAAAIALRRRRA
- a CDS encoding DUF2314 domain-containing protein codes for the protein MPTIPVDPLLRNLFAIYLGPGAPPDARSLRAHVEQELGSLAEPIGGIARMLIARPELLTVDVQPARALPAPPLEMMRYLGTGEDEIARIARSSHAAIVAVTLPILPGFPGSALALAGARSVASLHEGVILDVDRRRALPSSDVDRAIDAQPRFVATRDLILPVSRGTDGLGWMTTLGMPSYGLPNLSMRAITPGTERPVLQLVNAVAQAIVESLEREAIDKRGKLERVALGDAITVDQGHLARARGKGTPNDRGRGATVGLRLAPAGQHEPFLELVAPPGVRDDVWAVRALDVLLGAPKTMGGAYDADAMEAAHREAVATLPRARERFAAGLDVHEALYVKHGFDDRKGGREYMWIAVTSWRGDRIEGRLANHSTNRIDLRAGVSVTIAEGDVYDWMLAGAGGVIEGGFTSKVSGG
- the trpA gene encoding tryptophan synthase subunit alpha, translating into MSRIAQAFERAAAEKRPALITYLCAGDPDLASTPDLIVAIAEAGADVIELGVPFSDPTADGPVIQRASERALRAGATVSGVLDAVRAARARTSVPILLFGYYNPLAARGEAKVVREAKDAGADGFLVVDLPPEEAPPLRDHVVALGLDWVPLVAPTSTPARVARAAEVATSFVYVISVAGVTGAGHADLEVAAKRAADVRTATGRKVALGFGIKTADDARRAAPHVDGIVVGSALVTAIAEGGVASASQLVRSLRGALG